GCGAGGTCGCCGATGAGGATCGCGGCGCCGGTGCCGAACAGGTCGGCCTCCCCCGACCAGCAGCGGGCGCGGTGGTGGTCGGCGAACATGACGTGCGCGGCGGCGGCGCCGCGGCGGGTGGGGGCGGCGTCGATGACGTCGTCGTGGATGAGGGCCGAGGCGTGCAGCAGTTCCAGGGCGGCGCAGGTGCGCAGGACGGCCCAGGCGCTGGGTCCTTCGCCGTTGCCGCCGGCGCCGAGCCAGCCCAGGCGGGCGAAGGTGGGCCGGATGCGTTTGCCGCCGCGCAGCACGTAGCTCTCCAGCTCGGCGACCGTGGCCGTGTAGGCCGGGCTGATGGCCGCGGCCTCGGCCCGGCGGGCGGCGAAGAACTCCCGCAGCGCGCCGTCGAAGGCACCGGCGGCACCGACGCCGTCGAGGCCGTCGGTGCGGGGGGCGGCCCCGGGACGGGGTCGGGTACTGGTCATGCTGTCCCTATCTGTGGGTATGGGCGGACCCGTGGTGAACAGGGCGGGCCCGTGGTGAAAATGCGGGGTGACGCGCGTCACCTCACATTTCGGCGGTCTGTTTCGTCGTATAGGGCAGAGACCGCGACGCGGTGCGGGCCCCGTCCCCCGGCAGCCCGCCCGCGGCGCCCGGTCGCCTGGGACTTCGGCTCCGAAGTCGCTCACCCCTATGCCAGGAGAATGTCGTGGACGTGATCTCGATTCGCGGATCACCAGGCCCGCCCGCGCCGCGGGCCGCCCCGGGCTGATATGCCGCGCATGCGGTGCGATGTCCCACGGGCGCCCGCCAGACGGCCCCTGAGCCGGGCCCGTGCGTACTGTCCGGCTCCCCCGCCCGCAGCGGCGGGCCCCGGCTCAGGGTGCCTTGATTCCCCCGCGGGGCCGCCGGCCGTCAGGCCGGCGGCCCCGGTTTTCTTCCCGGCCGTGCACCGGGCGCGCCGGTGGGCCGGGGCGGGTCAGGAGGGGATCCAGTCCCGCTGGATGTGCGGGGTCTGGATGCTCAGGGCCCGCATGTGCTCGATGGGGTTGGTGTATTCGCGGCTGGCGGCGATGCGTCCGTCGTCCAGGGTGAAGCCGTGGATGAAGTGGTTGCGGTAGGTGCCCTCGGGATAGCCGGGGAAGCGGATGGTGCCCTCGCCGTCGCACTCCACCCAGATGAGCGCCGGGTCCTGGGTCTCGTAGATCTGCACGTCGAACCACTGCCAGTCGGGCAGCACCTTCAGCGACAGCTCGCCGTGCTTTTGCAGCTTGGCGCGGCCCTGGACCACGATGGGCCGGCCGATGTCGGTGTTGAACAGGGCCGCGGTGCCGTCCTCGGTGTAGAGGGTGTAGCGGCGCAGCCGGGCCTGGGGGCCGGTCTCCATGTACTGCTCCACCGCCCGCCGGTTGCGGGCGCGCAGCTCGAGGTGGCTGGTGAACACCGGGGTGGCGGGGGCGCTGTGGGCGGTCTGGGGCGAGGTCATGGGCGTCTCCGGGTGGCTCGGCGAGAAGCGGGAGCGCCCCGGCGCGCCGCCGGGCGGCGGGCGGCCGGGGCGGCGGGCGGCCGGGGCGGCCGGGGGTGGTGGGGTGTCAGGGCTGCAGGCGGGTGGTGCTCCAGCCGCTGTCGGTGCGCTCGTAGCGCAGGCGCTCGTGGAGCCGGTCGGTGCCGTTGGCCCAGAACTCCACCGCGTCGGGCTCCAGGCACAGGCCCACGAAGGTGTCCGGGCAGGGCAGCGGGCGGGCCGGGGTGCCAAGGCGCAGCGCCTCGGCGCGGATCTCCTCGAAGTGCTCCAGGTCGCGGACCGGCTGGCTCTGCTGGGAGACGCTGGTCATGGCGTGGGTGAACACCGCGCGGGCCGCCCACAGTTGTTCGGCCTGCTCCCGCGGCAGCCGGCGCACCGGGCCGGACAGCGTGATCTGCTGGCTGGTCTCGCGCCAGTACAGGACGCCGGAGGCGTAGGGGTTGGCGGCCAGTTCGCGGCCCTTGCGGCTGCCGGCGTGGGTGATGAACACGATGCCGGTGTCGGTGACCTGGTTGACGGCCAGGATCCGCGAGGAGGGCCGGCCCTGCTCGTCGGCGGTGGCCAGGGCCAGGGCGCGCGGTTCGCGCACGCCCTGCTCGGTGGCGGTCTTGAGCCAGGCGGCCAGCAGTCCCATCGGCTCGGCCGGCGGGGTGCGGAACTCGGGGAAGTCGACGTCGAGGGTGGCGGTCAGGGTCTCCGAGCGCCGCGCCGGGCTGTCGCCGGGCGCCGGGGCGGGGCGGGGCGGGGTCAGGTCGGGCATGTGGTGGTCCTTGTCTGGTGGCGGGGCGTCCGGGCGGGCGGGGCGGGGCCGGGCCGGCGCGCGGGGGTGGGCGCCGGCCCGGCGGTTGGGTGGGGGCTCTGCGGGCTCTCAGGCCGGGTCGGGGGTGCGGGCCGGGGCCAGCAGGCCGGCCAGGGCGGTGCCCACGATGCGGGGTCCCTGCCGGGTCAGGACGGACTCGGGGTGGAACTGCAGGGAGGCGAAGCCCGGCCCGGCCAGGGCGTGCACCTCGCCGGTGGCCGCCTCCCGGCTGACCCGGATGGTGCCCCCGCCCGGTACGGCAGTTGCGGCGGCGGTGAACTCGTCGTGCTCGCTGAGCAGGGCGAAGGTGTTGTAGAAGCCGACGTGTTCGGTGGCGCCGAACAGGCCGATCTCCTTTTGCACGCCCTGGTTGGGCACGCTGCGGCGGCGCAGCGGCAGGCCCAGCTGGAGTCCCAGGACCTGGTGGCTGAGGCAGACGGCCAGGAAGGGCCGCTGTTCGCGCAGCAGGGTGGCGATGGCGGTGTGCAGGTGGCGCATCTTGGGGTGGGCCACCTCCTGCGGGTCGCCCGGGCCCGGTCCCATCACGACCAGGTCGTGGCCGGTGAAGGTGTAGTCCTCGTCGTAGCGGCGCACCGTCACGTGCAGGCCCAGGGAGCGCAGTTGCTGGTCGATCATCGAGGTGAAGGTGTCCTCGGCGTCCACCACCAGCACCCGGCGCCCGGCCAGTTCGGGCCGGGCGGCGGCGCGGGCGGAGGTGTCGGAGAGCCAGAACCCGGCGATGGAGTCGTTACGCAGTTCCAGGGCCCGGCGCACGCTGGGGTGGTCGGCGAAGCGTTGCGTGGTGTCGCCGTTGAGGGCGGCGACCAGTCCGGCCGCCTTGGCGCGGGTCTCGGCGGCCTCCGAGGCGGGCTCGGAGTGGCGCACGATGGTCGCGCCGACGCCGATGGCCAGGCGTCCTTGCGGGCTGATGTCGGCGGTGCGGATCAGGATCGCGGAGTCCATCACGCGCCGTCCCGCGCCGTCGCGGCCGATCAGGGCGGCGGCGCCGCTGTAGTAGCCGCGGCCGCCGGGCTCGTACTGCTGGATGATGCGGCAGGCGCTCTCCAGCGGGCTGCCGGTGACGGTGGGCGCGAACATCGTCTCGCGCAGGATGTCGCGCACGTCGCGGTCGCTGCGTCCCTCGATGAAGTACTCGGTGTGCGCGACCTTGGCCATTTCCTTGAGGTAGGGGCCCACCACGCGGCCGCCGCCCTCGCAGATGCGGGCCATCATCTTCAGTTCCTCGTCCAGCACCATGTACAGCTCGTCGGTCTCCTTGCGGTCGCCGAGGAACTCCAGGACGCCGGAGAGGGTGGAGCCCGAGGGCGGGTAGCGGTAGGTGCCGCTGATCGGGTTCATCACCGCCAGGCCGTCCTGGAGGCTGATGTGGCGCTCGGGCGAGGCGCCGACCAGGACGCGGCTGCCGGTGTGGATCAAAAACGTCCAGTGCGCGCCGGACTCGCGCTCCAGCAGCCGGCGGAAGAGGGCCGGGGCGCTGGCCGGCCCGTAGGCGGTGATGTCGGCGACGAAGGTGCGCTTGATGACGAAGTTCGCGCCCTCCCCGGTGCCGATCATCTCCTTGGTGATGCGGCGCACCACGTCCTCGTAGGCGGTGTCGTCCACGTCGAAGCCGCCGCCGGCCAGGGTGGTGGGCACGTCGGTGATCTGGGCCAGGGCCCGGGCCAGGGGGATCTGCTGCTGGCCGGTGACGGTCATGGCCACCAGCGGGGTGCCGTCGTCGGCGCAGGCGAAGCCGCGTTCGGCCAGCTGCCGGTAGGGGACGATGACCAGCGTCTCGTGGTGGCCGCCGGGCCGGGTGGCCGCGGTGTCGGGCAGCGGGATGTCGGCCAGGGTGGCGGGGTGCGAGACGGCACCGGTGAGGACCTCGATGGTGTCGGGGCCCGTCGCGCCGGGCCGGTGCAGCAGCGCGAACGCCTCGGCGTGGCCCTCCAGGGCCGTATGGAGCAGGTCGGCGGCCGCGTCCGGGCCGCCGGGGGCGGGGTGTGGCCTCATGCGAACAGCCCCTTGACGGTGGTGACCCGGGCGCAGCGTTCGGCGGCGTAGGTGAGGGCCGAGCGGTGGTAGTCCTGGGAGAAGTCGGCGGTGGCGTCGGCGACGAAGAACGGCTGGATGTCGTGGGTGAAGGCGTCCACGGCGGTGGCCAGCACGCCCACGTGGGCGTAGACGCCGCACAGGATGAGCTGGTCGCGGCCGGCGGCGCGCATCCGCTGCAGCAGGTCGGTGTTGAAGAAGGCGCTGTAGCGCCACTTGGTGAGCAGCCAGTCCGTCGCGGCCGGGGCGAGGGCGTCCACGACCTGGCGGTCCTCGGGCTCGGGCCGCATGCCCGGGCCCCAGAAGTCCTTGAGCAGGCCGCGCTGTTCCTCGCTCATGCCGCCGGGCTGGGCGGTGTAGGCGACGGGGATGCCCAGGGCGGCGCACCGGTCGCGCAACTGCGCGGCGTTGTCGATGAGTTGGCGGCGCAGGGGGTCGGGGAAGGGCTTGAGGAAGTAGCGCTGCATGTCGTGGACCAGCAGGACCGACCGGTCGGCTCGGGCGGTCCAGGTCACGGCGGGTGCGGGCAGGTCGCCGTCGGCGGGCAGCGGGTAGGGCTGGATGGCGGGTATGCCGGTCATGGCTCAGTCCTCGGCTTGGTGCGGGGCGCGTGCGGGCGCGGGGGCGGCGGCGCCGGGGGCTCGGCGCGGGCGCCGGGCGGCGCGGTGTCGGGCGCCGGGGCGGCGGGCCGCGGCCGGGTCAGGCGGTCCAGGCCGAGACCACGGACAGGGCCTGGGCGGGGTTGAGGCGGGGGTCGCAGCACGAGAGGTAGCGCTCGCCCACCCGGTCCAGGTCGGCCTCGGTGCCGGCGCACTCGGTGACGTCGTCGGGGGTGGCCTCCAGGTGCAGGCCGCCGGCGGTGCCGCCGGCGGCGGTCACCGCCTGCACGAAGGCGGTGACCTCCCGCTGCACGGTCCCCACCAGGCGGGTCTTGTAGCCGCCGGGGGCGGTGACGGTGTTGCCGTGCACCGGGTCGCTCAGCCAGATGACCGGGTGGCCGGCCTCGCGGACGGCCTCCACCAGCGGCGGCAGCCGGTCGGCGACCGCGTTCGCGCCCATCCGGGCGATCAAGGTCAGGCGTCCCGGGTCGCGCCAGGGGTCCAGCCGCTCGCACAGGGCCAGCAGTTCGGCCGCTTCCATGGAGGGGCCCACCTTGCAGGCCACCGGGTTGCTGACCTGGGACAGCAGCGCCACGTGCGCGCCCTCCACCTGCCGGGTGCGCTCCCCGATCCAGGGCCAGTGCGTGGAGCCCAGGAACATCCGGCCCTTGTCGTCCATGCGCAGCATGGGCGTCTCGTAGTCCAGCAGCAGCGCCTCGTGGCTGGTCCACACCGGCGGCTGCACCACGGCGCGTTTGGCGGCCCGCTCCCGCCAGCCCAGGTGTTCCATGATGTCCCCGGCGGCCATGTAGCCGGTGAGGATGCGCAGCGGGTCGGGGCGCCGGCTCTCCACGTCGGGCTCGGGCCCGTTGACCATGTGCCCGCGGAAGACGGGCAGTTCGACGCCGTCGACGTGTTCGGTGGGCTTGGAGCGGGGTTTGGCGAACTGGCCCGCGATCCGGCCCACGCGCAGCACGGGCCGGCCGGTGATCAGGCCGAGCGAGCCGGCCAGCATCTCCAGCAGGGCGGCCTTGCGGGCCACGTGGGGGCGGGTGCACTCCTGGGGGTCCTCCGCGCAGTCCCCGGACTGCAGCACCATCGCCTCGCCCAGCGCCACCTTGCCCAGCAGGGTGCGCAGCGTGGCCAGGTCGTCGCCCTCGACCAGGGCGGGGCGGGCGGCCAGGGCCTCGCCCACGCGGTTCAGCTGGGGCAGGTCGCTCCACTCGGGTTGTTGTAGTGCCCCGCGGATGCGAATCTCCCGTATAACGTCTTTCATGACGTACTCCGATCCAGCGGTGGTATCGAATTTCAGGTGGGTATTCCCGTGCGCTTGATCTCGGGCACCGGAATGCCGAGGGCGCGCAGCTGCTGGAACGGGTTCATGAACTCGCGGTTACGCTTGATCTTCCCGTTCTCCAGTTCGAAGGAGTGCAGGAAGTGGTTTTCGTAGTAGCCCTCCGGGTAGTCACCGAAGCGGATCTTTCCGCGCCCGTCGCATTCCACCCAGATGTGGTTGGGGTCCTGCGTCTCGAAGATCTGGATGTTGTACCACTCCCAGTCCGGGAAGCAGCCCAGCGACCACACCGCGTGCTCGGCGAGCCGGTCCCGGCCCACCGTCTCCACCGGGGACCCGGTGTCGGTGGTCCACAGGCCGCCGCGGCCGTCCTCGGTGAACAGTTCGTGCCGGCGCAGCCGGTCCTGGCCCCGGGTGTGCATGTACTGCTCGACCGTGGCGCGGTTGGCGCGGCGCAGTTCGGCGGCGTCAGAAAAACCCTCGGCCGGTACGGAATCAGACATGGGTGTCCCCCTGTTTTTTGAGCATGCTTTGGGCGCGTGCGGATGGGCGGCACATGGGGGGGGAATGCGCAGCAGGCGCCGAAAGGCCCCCCGTAGGCCTCGTTCGATCTTGCCCGGTACGGCGGGGCAAAAGCAATACGATGGGGGCGCCCCGCCCCGGACATGACACGGTTTTTGCCTTGTGGCATTCACTCTTTGCCATGCATCCGCCGGGCGGGGCGCGGTTATTCGGAATTCGGTATTCGGTACTCGGATTTACGGGGCCGCAGGCCGCGGCCGGGCCGGGCGCGCGGGCAGGCGGGGGCCGGGCGGCGGGGTGCGGCGGGGAGGTGGCTCACCCTGCGGCCGAGGGGCCCCGCGCTCCGCGAGGAGGGGGCACGGCTTTCGGGCAGGGGAGGCTTGCAGAAATAGTGACACGGCCCGCGCCCCGCACCAAGGGCCCTCCAAGGTGACGTGGGTCACGGCCGGGGCGGGGGTGGGGGCGCCAACTGGCGGCGCGGGGCGCGGTGTTGGGGAGCGGCGCCGGGGCGCGGTGTCGGGGCGCGGCGCCGGGGCGCGGCGGGGATCGGGCTGTCCGGCGGGCGCCCTCGTCCAGCCCCCTCTCCCCTCCCCCGCCCCGCCCCGCCCCGCCCGGCCCGGCCTCGATGCCTGCCGCTCTCCTGCCGCTCTCCTGCCGCGCCGCTGCTGGTGCGCCGCCCGGCGCGGGTGGGGCGTGCCGGGCGGCGGGTCGGTGGGCCCGCTAGGGCCTGTGTCGGACGTCCCGTCGTCCGCCCGGAGGGCGGGCGCCGCGGGGCAGGCGGGACTTCCGACACAGGCCCTAGGGCTGTTGCCGGTCCGGCCCGGTGTGTGCTTGGGCGGGGGCGGGCGGGGCGGGGGGCGGGTGCCCGCCCGGGGCGGGATCGAGGTGGTGCAGGGCTTCTTGCATCTCCTGCGGGGTGGGTGGGGGGATCTGGCCGCCGGCCAGCCAGCGGCTGAGGCGGTGGCGCACCGTCTGGGTGCGGGAGCGGGGGTTGGGGATGCCGTCGCGGTCCGTGCGGGCGGGGGCCGGCAGCGCGGCGGGGACGTCCCGGGAGAGCAGCAGGTACTCCTGCGCGCGGTCGAGGCGCTCGTGGACCTCGGTGAACTCGCCGTGCGGCAGCCGCTTGATCCGGCCGGTCTCCCGGCCGTGCAGGAGCTTGTCGCGGTCGCGCAGTTGCAGGCCGATGCAGATCCGCCGGGTGATGACGTAGGTCAGGGCGGGGATGACGAAGACCCCGATGCGCACGGCCCAGGTGATGGCGTTCATGGACAGGTGGAACCGCTCGGCCAGGATGTCGTTGGAGCCGCCGAAGAACAGCACCAGGTAGAAGGCGGCCAGCGAGCAGACGAAGGCGGTGCGGGCGGGCTGCTCGCGGGGCCGGTCCAGCAGGTGGTGCTCGCCTTTGTCCCCGGTGATCCAGGCCTCGATGAACGGCCACAGGGCGGCGACGGCGATCAGGAGGGTGGGCAGGACGACGGCCGGGATCAGCACGCCCATGTTGACGGTGTGGCCGGCCACCGCGAACTCCCAGGCGGGGAACGCGCGCAGGGCGCCTTCCAAAAAGCCCATGTACCAGTCGGGCTGGGAGCCCTGGGAGATCTGGTCGGGCCGGTAGGGCCCGTACACCCAGACGGCGTTGATCTGGGCGACGCCCGCCATCAGGGCCAGGACACCGGAGACCAGGAAGAAGAAGCCGCCGGCCTTGGCCGCGTAGTGCGGCATGAGCGGCTGGCCGACGACGTTGTGCTGGGTGCGGCCCGGGCCGCGGAACTGGGTGTGCTTGTGGTGGACGACCAGGATCAGGTGGATCGAGACCAGGGCCAGCATGAGGCCCGGCAGCAGCAGGATGTGCAGGCTGTAGAAGCGGGGGATGACGTCGGTGCTGGGGAACTCGCCGCCGAAGAGGAAGAACGTGGCGTAGGTGCCGACCAGCGGGATGGCGAGCGTGACGCCCTCGGCGATGCGCAGGCCGGTGCCCGAGAGGAGGTCGTCGGGCAGTGAGTAGCCCAGGAAGCCTTCCAGGGTGACCAGGACCAGCAGGGCCACGCCGATCAGCCAGTTGAGCTCGCGCGGCTTGCGGAAGGAGCCGGTCAAAAAGTGCCGCAGGGTGTGCGCCATGGTCGCGGCGATCATGGTCAGGGCCGCCCAGTGGTGCAGCTGGCGGATGAAGAGGCCGCCGCGCACCTCGAAGCTGATCCTGAGGGTGGAGGCGTAGGCCTCGGACATCTGCACGCCCTGCAGCGGGACGTGCGGGCCGTCGTAGACGGTGTGGTGCATGCTCGGGTTGAAGAACAGGGTCAGGTAGAGGCCGGTGAGGATCAGGATGATGAAGCTGTAGAGCGCGATCTCGCCGAACATGAAGGACCAGTGCTCGGGGAAGACCTTGCGCATCAAGGTGCGTCCCTTGTACAGGCCCAGGCGTGCGTCGACGTAGTCGGCGATGCGCTCGCCGGCGGGGGCCTGTCCGCGCCGTGGCGCCTTGTCGGTGATGCTCATGCCCGCGCGCCCTCCCGTTGCCGCTCGGCCGTCTCGGGCACGCCCTCGCCGTGCGGTGACCGGCCGGTGGTGGGGGCGGCCTGCAGCGGCGCGAACGGGCTGGTGCC
The window above is part of the Streptomyces venezuelae genome. Proteins encoded here:
- a CDS encoding PhzA/PhzB family protein, with translation MTSPQTAHSAPATPVFTSHLELRARNRRAVEQYMETGPQARLRRYTLYTEDGTAALFNTDIGRPIVVQGRAKLQKHGELSLKVLPDWQWFDVQIYETQDPALIWVECDGEGTIRFPGYPEGTYRNHFIHGFTLDDGRIAASREYTNPIEHMRALSIQTPHIQRDWIPS
- the phzG gene encoding phenazine biosynthesis FMN-dependent oxidase PhzG; the encoded protein is MPDLTPPRPAPAPGDSPARRSETLTATLDVDFPEFRTPPAEPMGLLAAWLKTATEQGVREPRALALATADEQGRPSSRILAVNQVTDTGIVFITHAGSRKGRELAANPYASGVLYWRETSQQITLSGPVRRLPREQAEQLWAARAVFTHAMTSVSQQSQPVRDLEHFEEIRAEALRLGTPARPLPCPDTFVGLCLEPDAVEFWANGTDRLHERLRYERTDSGWSTTRLQP
- a CDS encoding anthranilate synthase family protein — its product is MRPHPAPGGPDAAADLLHTALEGHAEAFALLHRPGATGPDTIEVLTGAVSHPATLADIPLPDTAATRPGGHHETLVIVPYRQLAERGFACADDGTPLVAMTVTGQQQIPLARALAQITDVPTTLAGGGFDVDDTAYEDVVRRITKEMIGTGEGANFVIKRTFVADITAYGPASAPALFRRLLERESGAHWTFLIHTGSRVLVGASPERHISLQDGLAVMNPISGTYRYPPSGSTLSGVLEFLGDRKETDELYMVLDEELKMMARICEGGGRVVGPYLKEMAKVAHTEYFIEGRSDRDVRDILRETMFAPTVTGSPLESACRIIQQYEPGGRGYYSGAAALIGRDGAGRRVMDSAILIRTADISPQGRLAIGVGATIVRHSEPASEAAETRAKAAGLVAALNGDTTQRFADHPSVRRALELRNDSIAGFWLSDTSARAAARPELAGRRVLVVDAEDTFTSMIDQQLRSLGLHVTVRRYDEDYTFTGHDLVVMGPGPGDPQEVAHPKMRHLHTAIATLLREQRPFLAVCLSHQVLGLQLGLPLRRRSVPNQGVQKEIGLFGATEHVGFYNTFALLSEHDEFTAAATAVPGGGTIRVSREAATGEVHALAGPGFASLQFHPESVLTRQGPRIVGTALAGLLAPARTPDPA
- a CDS encoding isochorismatase family protein, translating into MTGIPAIQPYPLPADGDLPAPAVTWTARADRSVLLVHDMQRYFLKPFPDPLRRQLIDNAAQLRDRCAALGIPVAYTAQPGGMSEEQRGLLKDFWGPGMRPEPEDRQVVDALAPAATDWLLTKWRYSAFFNTDLLQRMRAAGRDQLILCGVYAHVGVLATAVDAFTHDIQPFFVADATADFSQDYHRSALTYAAERCARVTTVKGLFA
- a CDS encoding 3-deoxy-7-phosphoheptulonate synthase — protein: MKDVIREIRIRGALQQPEWSDLPQLNRVGEALAARPALVEGDDLATLRTLLGKVALGEAMVLQSGDCAEDPQECTRPHVARKAALLEMLAGSLGLITGRPVLRVGRIAGQFAKPRSKPTEHVDGVELPVFRGHMVNGPEPDVESRRPDPLRILTGYMAAGDIMEHLGWRERAAKRAVVQPPVWTSHEALLLDYETPMLRMDDKGRMFLGSTHWPWIGERTRQVEGAHVALLSQVSNPVACKVGPSMEAAELLALCERLDPWRDPGRLTLIARMGANAVADRLPPLVEAVREAGHPVIWLSDPVHGNTVTAPGGYKTRLVGTVQREVTAFVQAVTAAGGTAGGLHLEATPDDVTECAGTEADLDRVGERYLSCCDPRLNPAQALSVVSAWTA
- a CDS encoding PhzA/PhzB family protein, which produces MSDSVPAEGFSDAAELRRANRATVEQYMHTRGQDRLRRHELFTEDGRGGLWTTDTGSPVETVGRDRLAEHAVWSLGCFPDWEWYNIQIFETQDPNHIWVECDGRGKIRFGDYPEGYYENHFLHSFELENGKIKRNREFMNPFQQLRALGIPVPEIKRTGIPT
- a CDS encoding cytochrome b — its product is MSITDKAPRRGQAPAGERIADYVDARLGLYKGRTLMRKVFPEHWSFMFGEIALYSFIILILTGLYLTLFFNPSMHHTVYDGPHVPLQGVQMSEAYASTLRISFEVRGGLFIRQLHHWAALTMIAATMAHTLRHFLTGSFRKPRELNWLIGVALLVLVTLEGFLGYSLPDDLLSGTGLRIAEGVTLAIPLVGTYATFFLFGGEFPSTDVIPRFYSLHILLLPGLMLALVSIHLILVVHHKHTQFRGPGRTQHNVVGQPLMPHYAAKAGGFFFLVSGVLALMAGVAQINAVWVYGPYRPDQISQGSQPDWYMGFLEGALRAFPAWEFAVAGHTVNMGVLIPAVVLPTLLIAVAALWPFIEAWITGDKGEHHLLDRPREQPARTAFVCSLAAFYLVLFFGGSNDILAERFHLSMNAITWAVRIGVFVIPALTYVITRRICIGLQLRDRDKLLHGRETGRIKRLPHGEFTEVHERLDRAQEYLLLSRDVPAALPAPARTDRDGIPNPRSRTQTVRHRLSRWLAGGQIPPPTPQEMQEALHHLDPAPGGHPPPAPPAPAQAHTGPDRQQP